The Pyrenophora tritici-repentis strain M4 chromosome 10, whole genome shotgun sequence genome contains a region encoding:
- a CDS encoding ProP, Permease major facilitator superfamily, giving the protein MSSPSAGARFIRMIVKNDSIKSDPHEIYGWRAFAMAGSACFGGMLFGFDIGTIGGVLELPEFQKKYSIDTLDKVGKANLNANIASTLQAGCFIGCFLASWASDRWGRKVALQLSGLITIVGCIIQAVAMGALEAMYIGRFVAGVGVGGASMVVPLYISENSPRGIRGGLTGLYQLFIATGTCLAFWVNYGSLLHLSGGAQVYIVPLAMQALPAVLLVGCMALNKESPRFLAKQDKWEEATSVLARIRNLPISHSYVQDEIKDIADQLEHERMLVAGATIKDLLKEMFTIPGNRKRALISIALMICQQMTGTNAINYYAPQIFAALGLKGNTNKLFATGIYGIVKMTGCLAFLIFAADSLGRRRSLLWTSIAQALAMFYIGIYMRVDPPVEGQPVPPAGYFALVCVFLFACFFQFGWGPVCWIYVSEIPAARLRSLNVAIAAAVQWLFNFVVARATPNMMATMGKGGYGTFLTYGSFCASMFIFVWFFIPETKGLSLERMDDLFGVTEMVKNMEADGERNVHGQVTELDADGKQANVVHQEKVAH; this is encoded by the exons ATGTCGTCCCCATCAGCCGGCGCGCGGTTCATCCGCATGATAGTAAAAAACGACTCAATCAAATCCGACCCCCATGAGATCTACGGTTGGCGCGCCTTCGCCATGGCAGGCTCCGCCTGCTTCGGCGGCATGTTATTCGGCTTCGACATTGGAACCATTGGCGGAGTGTTGGAACTGCCAGAGTTTCAAAA AAAATACTCAATAGACACCCTCGACAAGGTCGGCAAAGCAAACCTAAACGCAAACATCGCTTCCACCCTCCAAGCCGGCTGCTTCATCGGCTGCTTCCTCGCCTCCTGGGCATCCGACCGCTGGGGTCGTAAAGTCGCCCTCCAACTGTCCGGCCTCATAACAATCGTGGGCTGTATAATCCAAGCCGTTGCCATGGGCGCCCTCGAAGCAATGTACATTGGCCGATTCGTAGCCGGCGTCGGCGTCGGCGGCGCCTCAATGGTCGTCCCACTTTACATTTCTGAAAACAGCCCCCGCGGTATCCGTGGTGGCTTGACGGGCCTGTACCAATTGTTCATTGCAACGGGTACGTGTCTGGCGTTCTGGGTGAATTACGGGTCTCTGTTGCATTTGTCCGGTGGCGCGCAGGTGTACATTGTGCCGTTGGCTATGCAGGCGTTGCCGGCTGTGCTGCTGGTGGGTTGCATGGCGTTGAATAAAGAGTCACCGCGGTTTTTGGCCAAGCAGGATAAGTGGGAGGAGGCAACGAGTGTGCTGGCGAGGATACGCAATTTGCCAATCAGTCATTCGTATGTGCAGGATGAGATCAAGGATATTGCGGATCAGCTCGAGCATGAGAGGATGCTTGTGGCGGGGGCTACGATTAAGGATTTGCTAAAGGAGATGTTTACGATTCCGGGGAATAGGAAGAGGGCGCTGATTTCGATTGCGTTGATGATCTGTCAGCAGATGACGGGCACGAATGCTA TCAACTACTACGCCCCTCAGATCTTCGCGGCACTCGGACTAAAGGGAAACACTAACAAACTCTTCGCAACTGGCATCTACGGTATCGTTAAAATGACTGGTTGCCTCGCCTTTCTCATCTTCGCTGCCGACTCGCTTGGTCGTCGTCGCTCACTGCTCTGGACATCCATCGCCCAGGCACTCGCCATGTTCTACATTGGCATCTACATGCGTGTTGACCCGCCCGTCGAGGGCCAGCCCGTACCCCCAGCAGGCTACTTCGCCCTCGTGTGTGTCTTCCTCTTCGCCTGCTTCTTCCAGTTTGGATGGGGTCCCGTATGCTGGATCTACGTGTCTGAGATTCCAGCGGCGAGGCTGAGATCGCTGAATGTTGCCATTGCCGCAGCGGTGCAGTGGTTGTTCAACTTTGTGGTGGCGAGGGCAACGCCTAATATGATGGCTACCATGGGCAAGGGCGGTTACGG TACTTTCCTAACCTATGGCTCTTTCTGTGCTTCCATGTTTATCTTTGTTTGGTTCTTCATTCCTGAGACCAAGGGCTTGTCTCTTGAGAGGATGGACGACCTTTTCGGTGTCACCGAGATGGTCAAAAATATGGAGGCTGATGGCGAGCGCAACGTCCACGGCCAAGTGACGGAGCTGGATGCGGATGGCAAGCAGGCCAACGTTGTGCATCAGGAGAAGGTCGCCCACTAA
- a CDS encoding RPEL repeat protein has product MADENTVIVDETPISPVRSLDRRNSLEKHLQHRPEPQDLKNRHILLDTTTAPALQAKALELERQRATDNLKKGLNARPERAELVDRNILPKSTAAPALQGHQKELDMHMRADSLEKGLQHRPSPEELVKKGILDADENPVKAD; this is encoded by the exons ATGGCCGACGAGAACACTGTCATTGTCGACGAGACGCCCATCTCGCCCGTGCGCTCTCTTGACCGCCGCAACAGTCTGGAGAAGCATTTGCAGCACCGCCCGGAGCCGCAGGATCTCAAAAACCGACACATTCTGCTCGACACTACCACAGCCCC AGCTCTCCAAGCCAAAGCCCTCGAACTGGAGCGCCAACGCGCAACCGACAACCTCAAAAAGGGCCTCAATGCCCGTCCCGAGCGTGCCGAGCTCGTCGACCGAAACATTCTTCCAAAGTCGACGGCCGCGCCCGCGCTGCAGGGTCACCAGAAGGAGCTCGATATGCACATGAGGGCCGACAGCTTGGAGAAGGGTCTGCAGCATAGGCCGAGTCCGGAGGAGCTGGTCAAGAAGGGCATCTTGGATGCGGATGAGAATCCCGTAAAGGCCGACTAA
- a CDS encoding Bacteriorhodopsin, which translates to MIVDQFEDVLRKSDMFPLPTASPSHSPVSPIPSVVPGNKPIYEVASDSGTKTLWVVFVIMLVASAGFTVMSWRVPLNKRLYHVITTVITLTAALSYFAMATGHGVALNKIVEREQHDHVPDTFTTTYREIYWARYVDWSITTPLLLLDLGLLAGMSGGHMIMMIIADIIMVLTGLFAGFGSEETPQKWGWYTFSCIAFLFVFWHLGINGGANARAKGDKLRTLFTSIAAYTLILWTAYPIVWGIADGARKVSVDSEIIAYAILDVLAKAGFGAWLLVAHANLRESDVELNGFWANGLSREGAIRIGEDDGA; encoded by the exons ATGATCGTCGACCAGTTTGAGGACGTCTTGAGGAAGTCGGACATGTTCCCACTGCCAACCGCCTCTCCCTCGCACTCCCCCGTGTCCCCCATCCCCTCGGTTGTGCCTGGCAACAAGCCCATCTATGAGGTTGCCAGCGACTCGGGCACCAAGACCCTATGGGTTGTCTTCGTGATCATGTTGGTCGCGTCTGCCGGTTTCACCGTCATGTCATGGAGGGTCCCCTTG AACAAGCGTCTCTACCATGTCATCACCACCGTCATCACCCTTACTGCCGCTCTCTCCTACTTCGCCATGGCCACCGGTCACGGTGTTGCCCTGAACAAGATCGTCGAGCGCGAGCAGCACGACCACGTTCCCGACACCTTCACCACCACCTACCGTGAGATCTACTGGGCCCGTTACGTCGACTGGAGCATCACCACCCCTCTCCTGCTCCTCGATCTCGGTCTCCTTGCTGGCATGTCTGGTGGACACATGATCATGATGATCATTGCTGATATCATCATGGTGCTTACTGGTCTCTTTGCTGGCTTTGGCTCTGAGGAGACTCCTCAGAAGTGGGGCTGGTACACGTTCTCTTGCATTGCCTTCCTCTTTGTCTTCTGGCACCTTGGTATCAACGGTGGTGCCAACGCCAGGGCCAAGGGTGACAAGCTCCGCACTCTCTTCACCTCGATTGCTGCCTACACCCTCATTCTCTGGACTGCCTACCCCAT TGTCTGGGGTATTGCCGACGGTGCTCGCAAGGTCAGCGTTGACTCTGAGATCATTGCCTACGCCATCCTCGATGTGCTCGCCAAGGCTGGTTTCGGTGCCTGGCTCCTTGTTGCCCACGCCAACCTCCGCGAGAGCGATGTTGAGCTTAACGGCTTCTGGGCCAACGGCCTTAGCCGCGAGGGTGCTATCCGCATTGGTGAGGACGACGGCGCGTAA
- a CDS encoding divalent heavy-metal cations transporter, with product MATALEVARLVLRQSEEVEEPVACSGSNDYDGRMGVRISSIFVILVASTFGAVFPVFAKRRRHKLVPNWVFFAAKYFGSGVIITTAFIHLLAPANEALGDECLTGVITKYPWPEGIALMTIFLMFFLELMTMRYAKFGDGDDHSHDASHSHTAPVAKTDSNSLDGIKGEDPETGARNNPNMRGEDHLGHERDHTAMGDDKSAAKPHISAPAEYAAQLTAVFILEFGVIFHSIFIGLTLAVAGEEFITLYIVLVFHQMFEGLGLGARLAMVPWPKSKRWTPYLLGLGYGLSTPIAIAIGLGARQSFAPGSRTTLLSNGIFDSISAGILIYTGLVELMAHEFMFSPYMQNGPVSRTLKAFGLMVLGAGLMALLGYWA from the exons ATGGCTACAGCTCTCGAGGTCGCACGTCTTGTGCTTCGCCAGAGTGAAGAGGTGGAAGAGCCCGTCGCATGCTCCGGCAGTAACGACTACGATGGTCGCATGGGAGTCCGCATCTCATCCATCTTTGTCATATTGGTGGCATCTACTTTTG GTGCTGTATTCCCCGTCTTCGCAAAGCGTAGGCGCCACAAGCTCGTCCCCAACTGGGTCTTTTTTGCCGCAAAGTATTTCGGATCCGGTGTCATCATCACAACAGCCTTCATCCATCTTCTTGCTCCGGCAAACGAGGCACTGGGTGACGAATGTCTGACCGGTGTCATCACCAAGTACCCATGGCCCGAGGGTATCGCCCTGATGACCATCTTCCTCATGTTCTTCCTTGAGCTCATGACCATGCGCTACGCCAAGTTCGGTGACGGTGACGATCACTCTCACGACGCTAGCCACTCTCATACCGCGCCTGTAGCCAAGACCGACAGCAACAGCCTCGACGGAATTAAGGGAGAGGACCCCGAAACCGGCGCCCGAAACAACCCCAACATGCGTGGCGAAGACCATCTCGGCCACGAGCGTGATCACACTGCTATGGGTGATGACAAGTCCGCCGCAAAGCCTCACATTTCCGCACCAGCTGAGTATGCTGCCCAGCTTACCGCCGTCTTCATCCTCGAGTTTGGTGTCATATTCCACTCCATCTTCATCGGTCTGACACTCGCCGTGGCCGGAGAAGAGTTCATCACCCTCTACATTGTCCTAGTCTTCCACCAAATGTTCGAGGGTCTCGGACTCGGAGCCCGTCTCGCCATGGTGCCCTGGCCCAAATCCAAGCGTTGGACACCCTACCTGTTGGGTCTGGGCTACGGACTCTCCACACCCATTGCCATTGCCATCGGTCTAGGTGCTCGCCAGTCTTTTGCCCCGGGTTCGCGTACTACGCTTCTCTCCAACGGCATCTTCGACTCCATCAGTGCTGGTATCCTCATTTACACTGGTCTGGTCGAGCTCATGGCCCATGAGTTCATGTTCAGCCCTTACATGCAAAACGGACCTGTTAGCAGGACGCTCAAGGCCTTCGGTCTCATGGTCCTGGGTGCTGGCTTGATGGCTCTCCTTGGTTACTGGGCTTAG
- a CDS encoding Herpes-BLLF1 multi-domain protein yields MPIERPDRNNPRPLKPTLASNRTAKTTPLTPRLAVAPTASSTVSSTSTRTARSSNGTTPRPSNDNVTPVKAFLSSNITPRSSSRKSRVGGDSATSTPSVTPSATPNNSRPTSTIDFHKEQGTGYSAHGTIGKAVAGTGRPRSTVGQNSHTTSAPRAPPLAGIYNQTQSEVGSRKDTSPRFFHANDARPHDYRPAPPQAEAPVRKAPTFFYADGREDDTPSKQSAPSPPLSAVSRSHSISRPQSGGPQFFHADSVPESKGRRPILTPPPIPTSPELLPAADPSNEASLRPPSPSKDFAHLSYRKGASQVRPAISRGSSGNSALAIFGGHNGSDVGDRNGRRSSVASTIKRGHVKSSSLSSIDSVTSLRKSSTNEPTAMAPSPLHAEKSVSEKRASAPSPYYTAFSPLGSPIQESPKRNSEGKTPLEIMNELAANARRERKVLDLEISNSSLLAINRSLEKEIRKQKAELRRFRRMSRAGHFAMDHMDSLTETSAIGSASVGNLSDIESSLDDSALSPGAQQERDEAHRARDEKRLQLDLSKHRDMLNDSQKMNQSLRRCLGWTEQLIKDGQKALEYKVNVSDVKLGGRVLISEDDNEIAEAEESKGLLSPWSPMHQAIDALESPFFPGLNSNRVIDRDSGVDLEGLDAVGQSTDNSRTSSPRNKTTSPVKEFRPSLPGTWVSYATNPRESEVKKHESLSPLGSPFEERIRHLHASIDALEAS; encoded by the exons ATGCCCATCGAACGACCCGACCGAAATAATCCACGGCCACTGAAGCCGACGCTCGCTAGTAACCGAACGGCAAAGACGACGCCCTTGACCCCTCGACTAGCTGTTGCGCCCACCGCTTCGTCGACTGTTAGCTCCACGAGCACCCGCACCGCACGCAGCAGCAATGGCACCACACCGAGGCCGAGCAACGACAATGTCACCCCGGTAAAGGCCTTTCTGAGCAGCAACATCACGCCGCGCTCGTCGTCACGCAAGTCCCGCGTCGGCGGAGACAGCGCAACATCCACGCCAAGTGTCACCCCTTCGGCAACACCCAACAATTCGCGCCCGACTTCGACGATAGATTTCCACAAGGAGCAAGGGACCGGTTATAGCGCACACGGCACTATAGGCAAGGCCGTCGCAGGCACAGGACGACCGCGCAGCACTGTCGGGCAGAACTCACATACTACCTCGGCTCCGAGGGCACCACCGTTAGCCGGCATATACAACCAGACACAGTCAGAGGTTGGCTCCAGGAAAGATACTTCGCCTCGCTTCTTCCATGCCAACGACGCCCGCCCCCATGACTACCGACCCGCACCGCCACAGGCAGAGGCTCCGGTCAGGAAAGCGCCTACCTTCTTCTACGCCGATGGCAGGGAGGATGATACTCCCTCCAAGCAAAGCGCGCCCTCTCCGCCACTGTCCGCTGTGAGCAGGTCCCATTCTATAAGCAGACCCCAATCGGGAGGCCCCCAGTTCTTCCATGCCGACTCTGTGCCCGAGTCCAAGGGCCGTAGACCAATCCTCACCCCACCGCCCATTCCCACATCCCCAGAGCTGCTTCCCGCTGCCGACCCTTCGAATGAAGCGTCACTCCGACCGCCTTCGCCCTCCAAAGACTTTGCACACTTGTCATACCGTAAAGGGGCCTCTCAGGTTCGACCGGCTATAAGCAGGGGAAGCTCGGGAAATTCTGCCTTGGCCATCTTTGGCGGCCACAATGGGTCGGATGTTGGTGACCGGAACGGACGGAGATCGAGCGTTGCCTCCACCATCAAGCGAGGACATGTCAAAAGCTCCAGTCTGTCGTCTATCGATTCGGTGACTAGCCTGAGGAAGTCGTCGACCAACGAGCCCACCGCCATGGCACCAAGCCCACTCCATGCTGAGAAGAGCGTTTCCGAAAAGAGGGCCTCGGCACCTTCCCCGTACTATACCGCATTTTCCCCCCTTGGATCACCGATACAGGAAAGCCCCAAGAGGAACAGTGAGGGCAAGACTCCGCTTGAGATCATGAATGAGCTTGCAGCCAATGCACGACGGGAGCGAAAGGTGCTTGATCTCGAAATCAGTAACTCGTCGCTTCTTGCCATTAACCGATCACTTGAGAAAGAGATTCGGAAGCAAAAGGCCGAGCTCAGGCGCTTCCGTCGGATGAGTCGGGCTGGACACTTTGCTATGGACCACATGGACTCTCTTACCGAGACGTCTGCTATTGGTTCAGCCAGCGTGGGGAATCTCTCGGACAT CGAATCGTCCCTCGACGATAGTGCTTTGAGTCCTGGCGCTCAGCAAGAGCGTGATGAAGCACATCGTGCACGAGACGAGAAACGCCTTCAGCTTGACCTTTCGAAACATCGGGACATGCTGAATGATAGTCAAAAGATGAATCAAAGTCTTCGGCGATGCTTGGGGTGGACAGAGCAGCTTATCAAGGATGGTCAAAAGGCTTTGGAGTATAAAGTCAATGTTAGCGACGTCAAACTAGGCGGCCGCGTACTCATATCCGAAGACGACAACGAAATCGCTGAAGCGGAAGAATCGAAAGGCCTTCTGAGTCCCTGGAGTCCAATGCACCAAGCTATAGACGCCTTGGAATCGCCCTTCTTCCCCGGACTCAACAGCAACCGTGTCATCGATCGCGACAGTGGTGTAGACCTAGAAGGCCTCGATGCCGTCGGCCAAAGCACAGACAACTCTCGTACATCATCCCCTCGCAACAAAACCACCAGCCCCGTCAAAGAATTTCGTCCCTCACTCCCCGGCACATGGGTCTCCTACGCCACCAATCCACGCGAATCCGAAGTGAAGAAGCACGAAAGTCTCTCTCCCCTCGGCTCGCCCTTTGAAGAACGCATCCGCCATCTCCACGCCTCAATAGATGCTTTGGAAGCTTCCTAA